The Thunnus albacares chromosome 21, fThuAlb1.1, whole genome shotgun sequence genome window below encodes:
- the LOC122972733 gene encoding beta-1,4-galactosyltransferase 1-like: MLKKLFNFLAIFAFLSVACFVVLLFYSKDSTLAFLSKPYLKANGNNTISWLIKERVKELLETRTEGPSTSQETTQIPDTTKKSLVPCPDTPPNLLGPLNVEFNYKRTMDEVKKEVGAPLQEGGRYKPPDCISRHKVAIIIPFRNRHEHLKHWLYYLHPILTRQQLDYGVYVINQAGDGVFNRAKLMNAGYVEALKEYDYECFVFSDVDLVPIDDRNFYRCFDNPRHLAVAMDKFSYRLPYNTYFGGVSSLSKSQYMKINGFPNSYWGWGGEDDDIYRRVIFRGMSISRPDLRTGRYKMIKHVRDLHNEPNPKNPGKLGQTQWAMGKDGINSLKYTVKEIVKDILYTFITVDIEAPPS, translated from the exons atgctgaaaaaactCTTTAACTTCCTGGCAATTTTTGCTTTCTTGAGTGTGGCATGTTTTGTTGTACTTTTGTTCTACAGTAAAGATAGCACTTTGGCTTTTCTTTCTAAGCCATATCTTAAAGCAAATGGAAATAACACAATTTCCTGGCTGATAAAAGAACGTGTGAAAGAGCTATTGGAAACGAGGACTGAAGGACCAAGCACCAGCCAAGAGACGACACAGATACCAGACACTACCAAGAAAAGTTTGGTACCCTGCCCTGATACCCCTCCAAATCTTTTGGGTCCTCTCAATGTGGAGTTTAATTACAAACGGACTATGGATGAGGTGAAAAAGGAGGTTGGTGCTCCTCTACAGGAGGGAGGACGTTACAAGCCACCAGACTGTATCTCACGACACAAG GTGGCAATCATCATCCCATTTCGAAATCGGCATGAGCACCTGAAGCACTGGCTTTATTACCTCCATCCTATATTGACACGACAGCAGTTGGACTATGGTGTGTATGTTATCAACCAAGCTGGAGATGGGGTGTTCAACCGGGCTAAACTGATGAACGCAGGCTATGTTGAGGCATTGAAGGAATATGACTATGAGTGCTTTGTCTTCTCGGACGTTGACTTGGTTCCTATTGATGATCGTAACTTCTACAGATGTTTTGACAATCCCAGACACTTGGCTGTGGCTATGGACAAATTTAGCTATAGGCTACCCTATAACACCTACTTTGGAGGGGTTTCTTCATTGTCCAAGAGCCAATACATGAAGATTAATGGCTTCCCGAACTCTTACTGGGGCTGGGGTGGTGAAGATGACGATATCTATAGGCGAGTTATCTTCCGTGGGATGTCCATTTCCAGGCCTGACTTGAGGACGGGAAGGTACAAGATGATCAAACATGTAAGAGACTTGCACAATGAGCCTAATCCAAAGAATCCTGGTAAACTGGGCCAAACCCAGTGGGCCATGGGTAAAGATGGAATTAATTCCCTCAAATACACAGTCAAGGAGATTGTGAAGGATATACTATACACTTTTATCACTGTGGATATTGAAGCTCCACCAAGCTGA